From Neorickettsia helminthoeca str. Oregon, one genomic window encodes:
- the infA gene encoding translation initiation factor IF-1: MPKEDEKRFIGEVIEVLRGPEFRVRLENGKEILAHSCGKMRRKKIKIILSDKVVVAMSLHYDTNRGIIVEREGFRRRRPEDSKEGPAKWKPQK, from the coding sequence ATGCCCAAAGAAGATGAAAAGCGTTTCATAGGGGAAGTGATCGAAGTCTTGCGCGGACCTGAATTCAGGGTGAGGCTTGAAAATGGAAAGGAAATACTAGCTCATTCCTGCGGCAAGATGCGCAGAAAGAAAATTAAAATCATTCTCAGTGATAAGGTCGTTGTAGCAATGTCGCTCCATTACGACACAAATAGGGGAATTATCGTCGAAAGGGAAGGTTTCCGTAGAAGACGTCCTGAGGATTCCAAGGAGGGACCGGCAAAATGGAAGCCACAGAAGTGA
- a CDS encoding thioredoxin family protein, which translates to MVRMNTPQALIGSAAPQFSIAFNGSVYSLSSIAGSSGTLVMFICNHCPYVKEIITNLVEDVKLMQANGIGVIAIMPNDFIAYPEDSPEKMIEFARSNNFSFPYVPDVNQEVARKYDAVCTPDFFGFNDKLELQYRGQFMDKETGTRDLFNAMIEIAKTGKSSAPQKPSIGCSIKWK; encoded by the coding sequence ATGGTGAGAATGAATACTCCACAGGCTTTGATAGGTTCTGCAGCTCCACAATTTTCCATCGCGTTTAACGGATCGGTGTACTCGTTATCCAGCATCGCTGGTTCCTCAGGTACGTTGGTCATGTTTATTTGCAACCATTGCCCCTACGTAAAGGAAATAATAACGAATTTAGTAGAAGACGTTAAACTAATGCAGGCCAATGGTATAGGAGTGATCGCGATAATGCCAAATGATTTTATCGCCTATCCAGAGGATTCACCGGAGAAAATGATAGAGTTCGCACGTTCGAATAATTTTTCTTTTCCATATGTCCCGGACGTCAACCAGGAAGTCGCAAGAAAATATGATGCGGTCTGCACTCCTGATTTTTTTGGCTTCAATGATAAGTTGGAATTACAGTACAGGGGGCAGTTCATGGACAAGGAAACTGGGACACGGGATCTTTTCAATGCGATGATCGAGATTGCAAAGACAGGGAAATCATCAGCACCACAGAAGCCTAGTATTGGGTGCTCAATAAAGTGGAAATAG
- a CDS encoding P-loop NTPase — MKKAITNVSKLLLVASGKGGVGKSTIALNLAVLLAQRSRVGLIDADIHGPSLSFMLGADVRVSMSETEKLIPLEKFGLKYISMGAMVDADAPIIWRGPMLSKILHNFLLNTLWNELDYLIVDTPPGTGDVHITLCNEFYPDGVILVTTAQKVALKDVARANAMFRKLGAPVLGIVENMSYMDSITGEKYIIGEKRNVTEFASSVSMLVLGRVPFISQISHSGDSAVPPVLDPEIASIYNPIVEQILSVLRSS, encoded by the coding sequence ATGAAAAAAGCGATCACGAACGTTTCCAAACTACTGTTAGTCGCTTCCGGGAAGGGTGGTGTTGGGAAATCTACAATTGCTCTGAATCTTGCTGTCCTGTTGGCACAGAGGAGCAGGGTTGGTCTAATAGATGCAGATATTCATGGTCCTTCACTTTCGTTCATGCTCGGCGCGGATGTGAGGGTTTCTATGAGTGAAACGGAGAAATTGATTCCATTGGAAAAGTTCGGCCTAAAATACATTTCAATGGGTGCAATGGTGGATGCAGATGCACCGATCATATGGCGTGGACCTATGTTATCCAAAATTTTGCATAATTTTCTTTTGAATACGCTCTGGAATGAATTGGATTACCTTATAGTCGATACACCTCCTGGTACTGGAGATGTACATATCACGCTTTGCAATGAATTTTATCCAGATGGTGTGATACTGGTTACCACTGCGCAGAAGGTCGCACTTAAAGATGTCGCGAGAGCAAATGCGATGTTCCGGAAATTAGGGGCACCAGTATTAGGTATTGTCGAGAATATGAGTTATATGGACTCAATTACAGGGGAAAAATATATCATCGGTGAGAAAAGAAATGTCACGGAATTTGCCTCTTCAGTTTCCATGCTGGTGTTGGGTAGAGTGCCATTCATTAGTCAGATTTCACATTCAGGCGATAGCGCTGTGCCTCCAGTTCTGGATCCTGAAATTGCAAGTATATACAATCCTATTGTTGAACAAATACTTTCAGTTCTCAGGAGTAGTTGA
- a CDS encoding P44/Msp2 family outer membrane protein — MINKKFLISVALAGVLCLASTSDAQDALEDADIFYAKVGYNATKMQPVEWTKARVSGDTSKFKPEYESSFIGGSAALGYYFGGMRVELEGSMYNVDSKKGSKIPETKQPDAPAIKYGGACFMGGMLSVNYDVALTDYISPYFGVGFGLSRVSLKLDDDALSTAYHMSSQLKGGVSITGLAAVVPYAGYKFTYMNDKGYSKVALANSTELAPQLSHMVHNFEAGLMLPMNA; from the coding sequence ATGATAAATAAAAAGTTCCTAATAAGCGTGGCTCTTGCAGGTGTTCTTTGCCTTGCATCTACCTCAGATGCGCAAGATGCCCTAGAGGATGCAGATATTTTCTATGCCAAAGTTGGGTATAACGCTACCAAAATGCAGCCGGTGGAGTGGACTAAGGCCCGCGTATCGGGTGATACTAGTAAATTCAAGCCAGAGTATGAAAGTAGTTTCATTGGCGGTAGTGCTGCTCTCGGATATTACTTCGGTGGCATGAGAGTCGAACTGGAAGGCAGCATGTATAATGTTGATTCTAAAAAAGGTTCTAAAATACCTGAAACTAAGCAGCCCGATGCACCTGCTATAAAGTATGGTGGCGCTTGTTTTATGGGTGGCATGCTTTCAGTAAACTACGATGTGGCTCTAACTGATTATATCAGCCCGTACTTTGGAGTAGGTTTCGGTCTAAGCAGAGTATCCCTAAAGCTTGATGATGATGCATTGTCTACTGCGTATCATATGTCATCCCAATTGAAAGGTGGTGTAAGCATCACTGGGCTCGCTGCTGTGGTCCCTTATGCTGGATATAAGTTCACATATATGAATGACAAAGGTTATTCAAAAGTAGCTCTTGCTAATAGTACTGAGCTTGCTCCGCAACTTTCTCATATGGTGCACAACTTTGAGGCTGGTCTAATGCTACCTATGAATGCGTAA
- the secG gene encoding preprotein translocase subunit SecG translates to MLFLIVLQFVVAVLLVLLVLFQNSGSSVTGAFASKHGGMSTVGGVSGLAAKITWVLLFVFFLNTVLLGRLNFSSNVSTIANEVEEGAFKRTLEARLEQSKDGNSASG, encoded by the coding sequence ATGCTGTTTCTGATTGTATTGCAGTTTGTCGTTGCTGTCCTGCTTGTGTTGCTGGTTCTGTTCCAAAACTCTGGTTCTAGCGTGACGGGTGCTTTTGCTTCAAAGCATGGTGGTATGTCCACGGTAGGCGGTGTGTCGGGCTTAGCTGCTAAGATCACCTGGGTTCTCTTGTTTGTGTTTTTCCTGAACACCGTCCTTTTAGGGAGATTGAACTTCTCCTCAAATGTCAGTACGATCGCGAATGAAGTAGAAGAAGGGGCGTTCAAGAGGACCCTAGAGGCTCGACTAGAGCAATCCAAGGATGGTAACAGTGCCTCCGGTTGA
- a CDS encoding alpha/beta fold hydrolase: MTSSVVEKRSLKTSLGDIVYLDWNRNSKLSPIICIHGVNRNKHDFDYLAAGLVKNGFRVIALDMLGRGESSYMDRELYTYQTYKVIMLEFIERLNLSRFSLVGTSMGGIISMMVAADMPGYIGTLIINDIGPYTDKSAMLTLSKYLCMYPEFEHLAEAEKFLRVLFKPLNLSEEEHWQHMINSSMRRKENGKYVLNFDPEIFRGHKEKITGSRDLWKVWESIDNSIPILVLRGELSRMLSKETLIQMVQLRPNASYIEYPGIGHAPSLFGDNQIKDVISWLTKNN; this comes from the coding sequence ATGACGAGCAGCGTAGTAGAAAAAAGGAGTCTAAAAACCAGCCTTGGAGATATTGTATACCTGGACTGGAATCGCAACTCTAAGCTCAGTCCCATTATCTGCATCCATGGCGTTAACAGGAACAAGCACGACTTTGACTACCTAGCAGCAGGATTGGTCAAGAATGGTTTCAGGGTCATCGCGTTGGACATGTTAGGGAGAGGTGAAAGTAGCTATATGGACAGAGAGTTGTATACATACCAAACCTACAAAGTAATCATGCTGGAATTTATAGAAAGACTCAATCTTTCACGTTTCTCGCTTGTTGGGACCTCAATGGGAGGAATAATCTCCATGATGGTAGCCGCTGATATGCCAGGATATATTGGAACATTAATTATAAATGATATAGGCCCCTACACCGATAAATCAGCAATGCTTACGCTCAGTAAGTACCTATGTATGTATCCCGAATTCGAGCACCTAGCGGAAGCTGAAAAATTTCTAAGAGTGCTCTTCAAACCACTGAACCTGTCGGAGGAAGAACACTGGCAACATATGATCAATTCATCCATGAGAAGAAAGGAAAATGGAAAATACGTATTGAATTTTGATCCCGAGATCTTCAGAGGCCATAAGGAGAAGATCACTGGCTCCAGAGATCTTTGGAAGGTCTGGGAAAGTATTGATAATAGCATCCCGATACTTGTGTTGAGAGGCGAGCTCTCGCGTATGCTATCAAAGGAAACGTTGATACAAATGGTGCAATTACGACCAAACGCCTCGTATATAGAATATCCAGGAATAGGGCATGCTCCTTCCCTTTTTGGGGACAACCAGATAAAGGATGTTATTTCATGGCTCACCAAGAATAATTAA
- a CDS encoding CTP synthase, whose product MVTVPPVENSCSFIFVTGGVSSSVGKGLTTASIASLMQSMNLKVCIRKMDPYLNVDPGTMSPLQHGEVFVTDDGAESDLDLGHYERFTGINCTRYDSVTAGRIYMNLIERERRGDYLGATVQVIPHVTNLIKDFIYYRANEYDVILCEIGGTVGDIEGQPFFEAIRQVAYEIGKENVVYIHLTLAPYLHSSGELKTKPTQHSVKTLNALGIQPDFIICRTQGICMSPSDKRKIALFCNVKEGNVIEAQDVSNVYQIPVIYKNQELDKKISKLLGYHNLEADVTNWLEITEKVQTLTHTKKKLSVAIIGKYSDLCDAYISINAALKDAGYALGVDVSVQILCARTENLSILSGFDAILIPGGFGLEGIEGKLAAANYARINNIPFLGICLGFQIAVIEFARNVLGLKDASSVEFSPECKDPVICFMHEWKTLEGSVEKRERSSQIGGTMRLGKYTCMLMEGSKARSIYKDAESISERHRHRYEVNPSYLTQLEERGMFFSGYSSMGKDIPEVLELREHPWFLGVQFHPEFRSSVFNPHPLFCSLLEAGLHIKKDR is encoded by the coding sequence ATGGTAACAGTGCCTCCGGTTGAGAATTCGTGCTCGTTTATCTTCGTCACGGGTGGAGTCTCATCCTCTGTCGGGAAGGGCTTAACCACCGCTTCTATCGCTTCGTTGATGCAGTCCATGAACTTGAAGGTCTGCATCAGGAAGATGGATCCTTATCTAAATGTCGATCCTGGGACTATGAGTCCGCTTCAGCATGGTGAGGTTTTCGTTACCGACGATGGTGCGGAGTCAGATTTAGATCTGGGTCACTATGAACGGTTCACTGGCATAAATTGCACTCGATATGATAGCGTCACCGCCGGTAGGATATACATGAATCTTATCGAACGTGAACGGAGGGGTGATTACCTTGGCGCTACCGTCCAGGTCATTCCGCACGTGACGAATTTGATCAAGGATTTCATATACTACAGAGCGAATGAATACGATGTCATATTGTGTGAGATTGGTGGTACTGTAGGTGATATCGAGGGACAACCTTTCTTCGAAGCTATAAGGCAGGTTGCATACGAAATCGGAAAGGAGAATGTTGTATACATACATCTCACCCTCGCACCCTATTTGCACTCTTCGGGGGAACTTAAGACTAAACCTACGCAGCATTCCGTGAAAACACTGAATGCCTTAGGTATACAACCTGATTTCATCATATGCAGAACTCAAGGAATCTGCATGTCTCCTTCAGATAAAAGGAAAATCGCTCTTTTTTGCAACGTCAAAGAAGGTAACGTTATAGAGGCGCAGGATGTGAGTAATGTATACCAAATCCCTGTGATATATAAAAATCAGGAACTGGATAAAAAAATCAGTAAGTTACTCGGATATCATAACCTGGAAGCCGATGTGACAAACTGGTTAGAGATCACAGAAAAAGTTCAGACACTCACTCACACGAAAAAGAAGTTGTCCGTAGCTATTATAGGAAAATATTCGGATCTGTGTGACGCATACATTTCAATAAATGCAGCTTTGAAAGATGCCGGTTATGCACTCGGCGTAGATGTGTCTGTACAGATATTGTGCGCCCGTACAGAGAATCTTTCCATCCTTTCAGGTTTCGATGCAATCTTGATCCCGGGTGGTTTCGGGCTAGAAGGAATAGAGGGAAAGTTAGCTGCTGCAAATTACGCAAGAATCAACAATATCCCCTTCCTTGGTATTTGTCTGGGTTTCCAAATTGCCGTAATTGAATTTGCAAGGAACGTCCTAGGTTTAAAGGATGCCAGTTCGGTGGAATTCAGCCCAGAATGCAAAGATCCTGTTATTTGTTTTATGCACGAGTGGAAAACCTTGGAAGGATCTGTGGAGAAGCGAGAACGGTCATCACAAATCGGCGGCACAATGCGTCTGGGAAAATATACTTGCATGTTAATGGAGGGCTCAAAGGCTCGCTCAATATATAAAGATGCTGAATCCATCTCAGAGCGTCATAGACATAGATATGAGGTTAATCCGAGTTATCTCACGCAATTGGAAGAGCGAGGTATGTTTTTCTCGGGCTACTCAAGCATGGGAAAGGACATACCTGAAGTACTAGAACTCAGGGAACACCCTTGGTTTCTTGGGGTACAATTTCACCCTGAATTCAGATCTAGCGTCTTCAACCCGCATCCCCTTTTCTGCTCGCTCCTAGAAGCTGGGCTTCACATAAAGAAAGACAGATAA
- a CDS encoding Maf family protein, producing the protein MTSDFILGSSSKHRLQILSVLGLFPKSVVSPEIDESPKKKEIPLSYVKRMALEKALKLREAYPLENIITADTVASCGRRILPKALSDSDVRCCLEMLSGRKHRLYTSICLVTSSGEVRQRVTMTVLKFKRLSDEEVDFYLTSKEGIGKAGGYSIQGIAQSFVISMQGSYFNVVGLPAYEVVSLLKSVNVRQQVKSHLS; encoded by the coding sequence ATGACTTCTGATTTTATCCTTGGCTCTTCTTCAAAGCACAGACTTCAGATACTGAGTGTTTTGGGACTTTTTCCCAAGAGTGTTGTTTCCCCTGAGATAGATGAATCTCCGAAGAAAAAGGAGATTCCATTGTCATACGTCAAGCGGATGGCCTTGGAAAAGGCGTTGAAACTCAGGGAAGCTTATCCACTCGAGAACATCATTACTGCGGATACAGTAGCTTCGTGTGGCAGGAGGATATTACCGAAAGCTCTTTCTGATAGCGATGTCAGATGCTGTCTTGAGATGCTTAGTGGTAGAAAACATAGACTCTATACTTCGATTTGTTTAGTGACGAGTTCAGGCGAGGTGCGACAGAGGGTTACTATGACAGTACTAAAATTCAAAAGACTCTCTGATGAGGAGGTGGATTTCTATCTAACCAGTAAGGAAGGAATAGGAAAGGCAGGAGGTTACTCGATACAGGGGATTGCTCAGAGTTTTGTGATATCGATGCAGGGATCCTATTTCAATGTCGTAGGTCTTCCTGCGTATGAAGTGGTCTCACTTCTGAAATCCGTGAATGTGCGTCAACAGGTTAAATCTCATCTTTCGTGA
- the guaA gene encoding glutamine-hydrolyzing GMP synthase gives MTSQIAIIDLGSQFTQLIARKLRENKCYSQIYSPEGFVFSSAMKGIILSGSHKSIDEYVHYRDLVSEILDVNSRYGVPVLGICYGKQLISDFFGARVVSGEKREYGKAELQITGESLITENIKERSFTVWMSHGDTVATVPDGFRGIARTEDCEFAVIANDQKKLYGFQFHPEVSHSENGEILLRNFIEISRAANTWDLQIFSNQEKRQIIQSVGESHVLAAVSGGVDSTVAAKFMYEAIGSRLHCIFVDTGLLRKNEVDEVKKSFFLLGIPLEVISASHQFFDRLACITEPEEKRKIIGETFINVFESKASTIENVEFLLQGTLYPDIVESGVSGSHAIKSHHNVGGLPVKMGLKLLEPFRLLFKDEVRAIGRNMGVDETILMRHPSPGPGLAIRILGEVTEEKVRILQNVDDIYLSTMRRYGLYSKIWQAFTVLLPIRSVGVMGDKRSYNYVCAVRAVTSRDGMTASAYPFESDSSDKILFLEFLNEIATKIPNQVKEVSRIVYDITSKPPATIEWE, from the coding sequence ATGACATCACAAATAGCAATAATTGATCTAGGTTCCCAGTTTACTCAACTTATTGCCAGAAAATTGAGGGAGAATAAATGTTATTCCCAGATTTATTCTCCTGAGGGCTTTGTCTTCTCTAGTGCAATGAAGGGTATAATTTTGTCTGGCAGTCATAAATCCATTGATGAGTATGTGCACTATAGAGATTTGGTAAGTGAGATCCTAGATGTGAATTCTAGATATGGTGTTCCGGTGTTGGGGATCTGTTATGGCAAACAGCTGATCAGTGATTTTTTTGGTGCAAGAGTGGTTTCTGGTGAAAAACGCGAATACGGTAAAGCGGAACTGCAAATTACAGGGGAAAGCTTAATTACTGAGAATATCAAGGAGCGTAGTTTTACGGTTTGGATGAGTCACGGTGATACAGTGGCGACGGTCCCAGATGGCTTTAGAGGGATTGCAAGAACAGAAGATTGTGAATTCGCAGTGATTGCGAATGATCAGAAGAAACTTTACGGCTTCCAGTTTCACCCTGAAGTTTCACATAGCGAGAACGGTGAGATCCTTCTACGGAATTTTATAGAAATTTCCAGAGCAGCTAATACCTGGGATCTACAGATCTTTTCCAATCAGGAGAAACGACAAATTATACAAAGTGTCGGGGAATCGCATGTACTAGCAGCAGTCAGTGGAGGTGTCGATTCCACAGTTGCAGCGAAGTTCATGTATGAGGCTATAGGTTCGAGGTTGCACTGCATTTTCGTCGATACAGGACTATTGCGAAAAAATGAAGTCGATGAAGTAAAAAAATCATTCTTTTTGTTGGGGATTCCTCTGGAGGTGATATCTGCATCTCATCAGTTTTTTGATAGACTTGCCTGTATCACCGAACCAGAAGAAAAAAGAAAAATAATCGGGGAAACTTTTATTAACGTATTCGAGAGTAAAGCGAGTACCATAGAAAATGTGGAGTTTTTGCTGCAGGGTACTCTTTATCCGGATATCGTTGAATCAGGTGTCAGTGGTAGCCATGCGATAAAATCCCATCACAACGTTGGTGGACTACCAGTAAAAATGGGGCTCAAATTACTCGAGCCGTTTAGATTATTATTCAAAGATGAAGTCAGAGCTATTGGTCGTAACATGGGTGTGGATGAAACGATATTGATGAGACATCCTTCTCCTGGGCCAGGCCTTGCAATACGAATCCTAGGTGAGGTTACTGAGGAAAAAGTAAGAATCCTACAGAATGTCGATGATATATATCTCTCTACAATGAGAAGGTATGGCCTGTATTCGAAAATATGGCAGGCATTTACTGTTCTACTACCAATTCGCTCGGTTGGGGTAATGGGTGATAAACGTTCGTATAATTACGTCTGTGCCGTCCGTGCAGTGACTTCCCGAGATGGAATGACAGCTAGTGCTTATCCATTCGAGTCTGACTCTTCGGATAAGATCCTCTTCTTGGAGTTCTTGAATGAGATTGCAACTAAAATACCGAATCAAGTGAAAGAAGTATCACGGATCGTTTACGATATCACATCGAAGCCACCAGCTACAATTGAATGGGAATAA
- a CDS encoding OmpA family protein produces MYKVSSVALLSVLLLMSGCFKKGSGSFKSKGGKSYHASRHLDAYCYCPPKQGTIGITHFEFDSSEVLPEAMALIDEHIRDCVAMRMKDDPEVKVLVTGHADKRGTQEYNLALGSRRANATKSYLLKSLLNQSGASVEASTATEVSSGEVTEGTAVQSETNLSERFCLNSKGKAELVDEGETEEAHSKNRRTVIEFVRECN; encoded by the coding sequence ATGTATAAGGTTTCTAGTGTTGCGCTGCTCTCAGTGCTGTTATTGATGTCTGGTTGTTTCAAAAAGGGAAGTGGCTCGTTTAAGTCTAAAGGTGGTAAATCTTACCATGCAAGTCGCCATCTGGACGCATACTGCTACTGCCCACCAAAACAGGGGACTATAGGTATAACTCATTTCGAGTTTGATAGCTCCGAAGTTCTACCCGAAGCAATGGCGCTCATTGACGAACATATCAGAGATTGCGTTGCAATGAGGATGAAGGACGATCCAGAAGTAAAGGTGCTTGTTACGGGACATGCAGATAAGCGTGGTACTCAAGAATACAATCTCGCGCTCGGTAGCCGTAGAGCAAATGCTACAAAATCTTACTTACTAAAATCCCTGCTCAATCAGTCGGGTGCATCTGTGGAAGCTTCCACAGCCACTGAAGTGTCTTCAGGGGAAGTGACTGAAGGAACTGCTGTACAAAGCGAGACCAATCTCTCCGAACGTTTCTGCCTGAACTCAAAAGGAAAAGCAGAGCTGGTTGACGAAGGCGAAACAGAAGAAGCTCATTCAAAAAATCGTAGAACTGTCATAGAGTTCGTCAGGGAATGTAACTAA
- a CDS encoding transcription antitermination factor NusB, whose translation MLSKRRIARLLSVEVCYSSYFSDLDQNVLLKKALDLHDVSYMRKYDPTLLDPLLELCFSNLELDAQVIERFLSEDWNINRIDNLKLSILRVAISELRLTGLEQKNLVIDEYVTLSRLFLPMQDSNFINAILDKLAGEIERSPGEK comes from the coding sequence ATGCTTAGTAAACGAAGAATTGCAAGACTTTTATCTGTGGAAGTATGTTACTCGAGCTATTTCTCTGATTTAGATCAAAATGTCCTGCTTAAGAAGGCATTGGATTTGCATGATGTGTCGTATATGAGGAAATATGATCCAACACTCCTCGATCCATTGCTTGAGTTATGTTTTTCCAATCTGGAATTAGATGCTCAGGTGATAGAAAGATTTCTTTCCGAGGACTGGAATATCAATAGAATAGATAATCTGAAACTATCTATTCTGAGGGTTGCTATCTCTGAGCTGAGGCTTACCGGTTTAGAGCAAAAGAATCTTGTGATAGACGAGTATGTAACTCTCTCTAGGTTATTCTTGCCGATGCAAGACTCGAATTTTATCAATGCGATACTCGACAAACTAGCTGGTGAGATAGAAAGGAGCCCTGGAGAGAAATAA
- a CDS encoding monovalent cation:proton antiporter-2 (CPA2) family protein, translating into MINDGNALFEVIALLSTAILIVSLFLKLNISPILGYFVAGAAIGTHGFKIVEFSSAMEVFAEFGIVFLLFLIGLELTLDRIMSMRRHVFGLGTLQVIVTAAVIVFICRMFGINSSASIIIGCAFALSSTAIVLQVLQETGMKSNQVGRLSIAVLLMQDFTVVPLLVFVALLGNNAPQNLLLPITMSLIKAGIVLLGIFIVGRLLLRPFFKMIASTKSSELFIATTLLIVLGAAYITEKLELSMAMGAFVAGLLLAETEYRHEVEQVIFPFKSLLLGLFFMTVGMSIDLRILIENIDLITGIALALMLLKASIIIALAKLFGFKTGPAINAGLLLAQGSEFALILFKLETSMTVLDTHLANVLVSAVTMSMAFTPLFSSIGSIIANKLEAPDKKIEEAELIQLMRASVTDIDNHVIIAGFGRVGKMVARMLSEEQVNYIIIDIDSKVVDKAQREGFPIFRGNINKLATLEAIAVDRASTVVLSMQNEVTNKKAIKFINEHFPHATIVARVSDFSDIKTLKKLGAHKLVPETYETGLQIGAEVLQSVGLGSFAIASLKERFRAGDYAIPKDVVKEE; encoded by the coding sequence ATGATCAATGATGGTAACGCTTTATTCGAAGTAATAGCTCTGCTTTCCACTGCTATACTGATAGTCTCGTTGTTTCTGAAGTTAAATATCAGTCCAATCTTGGGCTACTTTGTCGCCGGAGCCGCTATTGGGACGCATGGTTTTAAGATAGTTGAATTCTCTTCAGCTATGGAGGTTTTCGCAGAATTCGGGATAGTCTTTCTGCTTTTCCTGATTGGGCTGGAGCTGACACTGGATAGAATCATGTCGATGCGACGGCATGTATTTGGGCTAGGAACATTACAAGTCATAGTCACTGCAGCGGTGATAGTGTTCATCTGCAGAATGTTCGGAATTAATTCAAGTGCATCCATCATAATAGGATGTGCTTTTGCCCTCTCATCGACAGCAATCGTCCTCCAAGTTCTACAGGAGACCGGTATGAAATCGAATCAGGTTGGTAGGCTATCGATAGCAGTACTCTTGATGCAAGACTTCACGGTAGTGCCATTGCTCGTTTTTGTGGCACTTCTAGGAAATAACGCACCACAGAATCTTCTACTACCTATTACCATGTCCCTCATTAAGGCAGGTATTGTCTTGCTTGGAATTTTCATTGTAGGCAGATTGCTACTCAGACCTTTCTTTAAAATGATCGCCTCTACTAAGAGTAGTGAGCTCTTCATTGCAACAACATTGCTGATAGTATTAGGTGCAGCATACATAACAGAAAAGTTGGAGTTGTCTATGGCTATGGGTGCTTTCGTGGCCGGACTGCTGCTTGCTGAGACAGAGTATAGACATGAAGTGGAGCAAGTAATATTTCCATTTAAGAGTCTATTGTTGGGATTGTTCTTCATGACCGTGGGTATGTCAATTGACCTTAGGATACTCATCGAGAACATAGATCTAATAACCGGTATAGCGCTAGCTTTAATGCTTCTTAAGGCATCGATTATAATAGCATTAGCAAAATTGTTTGGATTCAAGACAGGTCCTGCTATAAATGCTGGTTTGCTCTTAGCACAGGGTAGTGAATTTGCACTTATCCTCTTCAAGTTAGAGACAAGCATGACAGTCCTGGACACACACCTTGCTAATGTATTAGTCTCGGCGGTTACTATGAGCATGGCATTCACGCCACTTTTCTCGAGCATTGGGAGCATAATTGCAAATAAACTAGAAGCTCCAGATAAGAAAATAGAGGAGGCCGAATTGATACAGCTGATGCGTGCCAGTGTGACTGATATAGACAATCACGTGATCATTGCAGGATTCGGCCGCGTAGGAAAAATGGTGGCCCGAATGCTATCTGAAGAACAGGTGAATTACATCATCATTGATATCGATTCCAAAGTAGTAGATAAGGCTCAACGTGAAGGTTTCCCTATCTTCAGGGGTAACATAAATAAGCTTGCCACATTGGAGGCAATTGCTGTCGATCGTGCTTCGACTGTTGTCCTATCCATGCAGAACGAAGTTACAAATAAAAAGGCTATTAAGTTCATCAACGAGCATTTTCCTCATGCGACTATCGTGGCACGCGTTTCCGATTTCTCAGATATCAAGACGCTTAAAAAGCTGGGCGCACATAAACTGGTCCCAGAAACATATGAAACAGGTCTGCAGATAGGCGCTGAAGTCCTACAGTCTGTAGGTTTGGGTTCTTTTGCAATTGCTTCGCTCAAGGAGCGCTTCAGAGCAGGTGATTATGCAATCCCTAAGGATGTCGTGAAAGAAGAATAG